A genomic stretch from Sphingobacterium sp. ML3W includes:
- a CDS encoding M1 family metallopeptidase → MKRTLLYTLGTCGILVAGLQQSNAQLMKEKNEFARADSLRGYLTPLRTCYDIQYYHLDVKVDVDNKFISGSNLFRFKATEDFERLQFDLFANLKINKVIYQGKELSFTREYNAVFLNFPTKITKGMQSEFTVYYEGHPTEAARAPWDGGFDWKKDSNGKPWVATACQGMGASVWWPNKDHQYDEVDSMMISIAVPKEVMNVSNGRLVKVEKMKDGYNKYHWKVANPINNYNVAINIGDYIHFQEKYKGEKGPLDVDYYILRENDKTEKKAHLQKNARQTLEAFEHWFGPYPFYEDGYKLVETYHTGMEHQSAIAYGNHYQNGYRGNDASGTGWGQKWDFIVVHESGHEWFGNNITSADLADMWIHESFTNYSEGLFIDYFYGKEASQAYAHGIRSGIHNDSPMQGPYHVNKEGSGDMYPKGGVMLNMIRTMIDNDDKWRAILRGLNSKFYHQQVNYSDIVNYVSQQSGLDLSKVFEQYVQHTSIPTLEIQQDASGRIMGRWISEIKGFQMPIHIGIKGKKRQLIQLDQQFRTIKIAGLNKGNIDVDTFNYYIGLLSE, encoded by the coding sequence ATGAAAAGAACACTATTATATACACTAGGTACCTGCGGTATTTTAGTCGCAGGCCTCCAGCAATCCAACGCACAGCTGATGAAAGAAAAAAATGAATTCGCGCGAGCGGATTCATTGCGGGGATATCTCACGCCATTACGTACTTGCTACGATATTCAATATTATCATTTGGACGTGAAAGTAGATGTAGACAATAAATTCATTTCAGGTTCCAACTTATTCCGCTTTAAGGCGACCGAAGACTTTGAGCGTCTACAATTTGATTTATTTGCGAATCTTAAAATTAATAAGGTTATCTATCAAGGGAAAGAGCTTTCATTTACAAGAGAATACAATGCTGTTTTTTTGAACTTTCCTACTAAGATCACCAAAGGTATGCAAAGTGAATTCACGGTGTATTATGAAGGTCATCCCACAGAGGCAGCCCGCGCTCCTTGGGACGGAGGCTTCGACTGGAAAAAAGACAGCAATGGTAAACCTTGGGTGGCTACAGCCTGCCAAGGCATGGGCGCTAGCGTCTGGTGGCCTAATAAAGACCATCAATACGATGAAGTCGACAGTATGATGATTTCTATTGCTGTCCCAAAAGAAGTAATGAACGTATCTAATGGGCGATTGGTAAAAGTGGAAAAAATGAAGGATGGATACAACAAATACCATTGGAAAGTTGCTAATCCGATCAACAACTACAATGTAGCCATCAATATCGGAGACTATATTCATTTTCAAGAAAAATACAAAGGTGAAAAAGGTCCTTTGGATGTTGACTACTATATCTTGCGGGAGAATGATAAAACAGAAAAAAAGGCTCATCTTCAAAAAAATGCCAGACAGACGTTAGAAGCATTTGAGCATTGGTTTGGTCCATATCCTTTTTATGAAGATGGTTACAAACTGGTCGAAACCTATCATACGGGTATGGAGCATCAAAGTGCTATTGCCTATGGCAATCACTATCAGAATGGATATCGTGGAAACGATGCTTCGGGAACAGGTTGGGGGCAAAAGTGGGATTTCATTGTAGTCCACGAATCGGGCCATGAATGGTTTGGCAATAATATCACTTCTGCCGACCTCGCGGATATGTGGATTCATGAGAGTTTCACAAATTATTCTGAGGGTTTATTTATAGACTATTTCTACGGCAAAGAAGCCAGCCAGGCATATGCGCATGGTATCCGAAGTGGCATTCACAATGACAGCCCCATGCAAGGGCCATATCACGTCAACAAAGAAGGTTCTGGTGATATGTATCCAAAGGGAGGTGTCATGCTCAATATGATCCGCACTATGATAGATAATGACGACAAATGGCGTGCTATATTACGAGGTTTGAATAGTAAATTCTATCATCAACAAGTAAATTACAGTGACATTGTGAATTATGTAAGCCAGCAGTCTGGTCTGGATCTATCAAAAGTATTTGAACAGTATGTTCAGCATACCTCTATTCCAACATTAGAAATCCAACAAGATGCTTCTGGTAGAATAATGGGTAGGTGGATTAGCGAGATCAAAGGGTTTCAGATGCCAATCCATATTGGAATAAAAGGCAAAAAGAGACAGCTCATTCAACTAGATCAACAGTTCAGAACGATAAAAATTGCGGGATTAAATAAGGGAAACATCGATGTCGATACATTCAATTATTATATAGGCCTTTTGTCAGAATAA
- a CDS encoding AraC family transcriptional regulator, with protein MKTLQFNVPTMQGQSLTVQEDILETFYPHLHRHQEAQLMWIVKGRGILIVEDTLHPFKENDIFFLGANQPHVFKSSSQDGFSNESRSISIFFDPNGKLKFLFSLEEFESLNQFIYNNSCGFKIPKEYFEQISERVLQLKSSDQMDKLMHFFYLLRSLASISKETDPLCAERAEVILDTIHSSNRINVICNFIKENHKHDLSLEEVADYANLTPQAFCRYFKKHCGVTFVTYLNRIRVKEVCSQLTEDHLDSVSFIAYSCGFNSITNFNRVFKQIIGCNPKEYVQQYKQTLYSVI; from the coding sequence ATGAAAACGCTCCAATTTAATGTGCCGACAATGCAAGGCCAAAGTTTAACAGTACAAGAGGATATTTTAGAAACTTTTTATCCGCATCTTCACCGACATCAAGAAGCTCAACTCATGTGGATAGTAAAGGGAAGAGGAATATTGATTGTTGAAGATACATTACATCCTTTTAAAGAAAACGATATTTTCTTTTTGGGTGCTAATCAGCCACACGTATTTAAGTCGTCTTCGCAGGACGGTTTTTCAAATGAGTCTCGTTCTATCTCGATTTTTTTTGACCCGAATGGTAAGCTCAAGTTCTTGTTCTCATTAGAGGAATTTGAATCATTAAATCAGTTTATTTATAATAATTCCTGTGGTTTTAAAATTCCTAAGGAATACTTTGAGCAAATTTCAGAACGAGTATTACAACTGAAATCTTCCGACCAAATGGATAAATTGATGCATTTTTTCTATCTATTGAGGTCTTTGGCGAGCATATCAAAGGAGACGGATCCGCTCTGTGCAGAAAGAGCAGAAGTGATCTTAGATACGATTCATAGTTCGAATCGGATCAATGTTATCTGTAATTTTATTAAAGAAAATCACAAACATGATCTTAGTCTAGAAGAGGTTGCTGATTATGCGAACCTTACACCACAGGCATTTTGTCGATACTTTAAAAAACATTGCGGCGTTACCTTTGTGACTTATCTCAACAGAATTCGAGTGAAGGAAGTATGCAGTCAATTAACAGAAGATCACTTAGATAGTGTTTCGTTTATCGCATACAGTTGTGGATTTAACAGTATTACAAATTTCAATAGAGTGTTTAAGCAGATCATTGGCTGCAATCCAAAAGAATATGTACAACAATATAAGCAAACACTATATTCTGTTATCTAG
- the fabF gene encoding beta-ketoacyl-ACP synthase II → MKRVVITGMGTINPLGENVDTFWDNILRGENHTAIISRFDASLFRTQIASEVRNFQPEKYLDRNEIKRSDLFTQYALYSASQALEDSGLDPNSMDPFDIGVIWGVGQGGMETFENEVESYVKGNYIPRFSPFFVPRLIVNMASGMISMKFGLKGINYTTVSACATSNTAFMDAFNYIRLGKAKVFISGGSEAPITPASVGGFSAMKAMSSRHDDPKTASRPFDRDRDGFVMGEGAGALVLEEYEHAKKRGAKIYAELVGASMTADAYHMTSPHPEGIGAAKAMSLAMEEAQINSDQLDYLNLHATSTPVGDIAELKAMQLAFGKSNNLWVSSTKSMTGHLLGAAGAIEAIIAIKSINNNVIPATINIENIDPAIPEGINIVVNQPLEKTVQTAMSNAFGFGGHNSSILFKKI, encoded by the coding sequence ATGAAAAGAGTTGTAATTACCGGCATGGGAACAATTAACCCACTGGGAGAGAATGTTGATACATTCTGGGATAATATCTTACGTGGTGAAAATCATACAGCTATCATTAGCCGTTTTGATGCGTCTCTGTTTCGAACGCAAATCGCAAGTGAAGTCAGGAACTTTCAACCGGAGAAATACTTGGATAGAAATGAAATCAAGAGAAGTGACCTATTTACGCAATATGCTTTGTATAGCGCCTCTCAAGCCTTAGAAGATTCCGGTTTAGACCCCAACAGCATGGACCCATTTGATATTGGGGTCATTTGGGGCGTTGGTCAGGGCGGAATGGAAACATTTGAAAATGAAGTTGAAAGTTATGTAAAAGGCAATTATATTCCACGGTTTAGTCCGTTTTTCGTTCCCAGACTTATTGTCAATATGGCTTCAGGAATGATATCGATGAAATTTGGGCTAAAGGGAATCAATTACACAACGGTATCCGCATGTGCGACCTCCAACACTGCTTTCATGGACGCATTCAATTATATTCGATTAGGAAAGGCTAAAGTTTTTATTAGCGGCGGTTCAGAAGCTCCTATTACTCCGGCTTCAGTTGGCGGCTTTTCCGCGATGAAAGCAATGTCCAGCAGACACGATGATCCTAAAACGGCAAGTAGACCATTTGATCGAGATCGTGATGGATTTGTCATGGGCGAAGGGGCTGGAGCCTTGGTATTGGAAGAATATGAGCATGCTAAGAAAAGGGGAGCAAAGATATATGCAGAGCTTGTTGGAGCTTCGATGACTGCTGATGCCTACCATATGACTTCTCCTCATCCCGAAGGCATAGGCGCAGCCAAAGCAATGTCACTGGCAATGGAAGAAGCTCAAATTAACAGTGACCAATTGGATTATCTGAATCTTCATGCCACATCTACCCCGGTTGGTGATATCGCTGAACTGAAGGCTATGCAACTTGCATTCGGCAAATCTAACAACCTCTGGGTCAGCTCAACCAAGTCAATGACAGGACATCTACTCGGTGCGGCAGGAGCAATAGAAGCAATTATCGCCATAAAGTCAATAAACAATAATGTCATTCCAGCAACTATAAATATCGAAAATATTGATCCTGCAATTCCTGAAGGTATCAATATCGTTGTCAATCAACCGTTGGAAAAGACTGTTCAAACGGCAATGAGCAATGCTTTCGGCTTTGGCGGACACAATTCAAGTATTCTGTTTAAAAAGATTTAA
- a CDS encoding aminopeptidase P family protein, with amino-acid sequence MFKKEIYTTRRNELISKFSSGKILFLGNIENPINFEHNTYPFRQDSSFLYYIGIKAPRLAAVIDIDLGETLLFGDEMTIDDIVWMGQQQTLAEKAALSGINKLHPFDQLFDYLKKSDQNTLHYLPPYQSHSKILLGKLFNCPIDQLQPSIALIQAVAAQRSIKSVEEIIELEKAVDVAVDMHRLAIQMTKPGRYEYQISNAMQHFAQDQGMSFSYPPIVTKRGEILHNHMQFHQVHEGDLLLNDSGVETSLGYASDLTRTFPVGKRFTSLQEEIYQIVLHAFKSAEQLLTAGIRFKDIHLKACEALVDGLIQVGFMKGNSQDAVANHAHALFFQCGLGHLLGLDVHDMEDLGEQYVGYSISEPKDTKTFGLKSLRLGKELEAGNVLTVEPGIYLIPELTQLWEQQNLHRDFVNYDFLKKHLDFGGIRIEDNYLIEEHGYRRLGKYLEREVQEIYRLKDNAID; translated from the coding sequence ATGTTTAAGAAAGAAATCTATACCACCCGTAGGAACGAGCTCATTTCAAAATTTTCCTCTGGAAAAATCCTTTTTTTAGGGAATATTGAGAACCCGATCAATTTTGAACACAATACCTACCCATTTCGTCAAGACAGTAGTTTTTTATATTATATTGGTATAAAAGCTCCTCGATTAGCTGCTGTAATCGATATTGATCTGGGAGAAACACTACTATTTGGAGATGAAATGACCATCGACGATATCGTCTGGATGGGCCAACAACAAACCTTAGCAGAAAAAGCCGCTCTTTCAGGAATTAATAAATTACATCCTTTTGATCAGCTCTTCGACTATCTAAAAAAAAGCGATCAAAATACACTTCATTACCTTCCCCCCTATCAATCGCACAGTAAAATATTGCTTGGGAAATTGTTTAATTGTCCTATTGACCAGCTTCAACCATCTATAGCTTTAATTCAAGCTGTTGCCGCACAACGAAGTATTAAATCAGTAGAGGAAATTATTGAACTGGAAAAAGCTGTAGATGTAGCTGTAGACATGCACCGTCTTGCTATCCAGATGACCAAACCCGGTCGTTATGAATATCAGATTAGCAATGCCATGCAGCATTTTGCACAGGATCAGGGCATGTCGTTTTCTTATCCACCAATCGTTACCAAAAGAGGTGAAATCTTGCACAACCATATGCAGTTCCATCAAGTTCATGAAGGCGACCTTCTTCTGAATGATTCTGGAGTTGAAACATCATTGGGATATGCTTCCGACCTAACCCGTACCTTTCCGGTTGGTAAACGTTTTACTTCTTTACAGGAGGAAATTTACCAGATCGTTTTACACGCATTTAAATCTGCTGAGCAGTTGTTAACTGCTGGAATCCGTTTTAAAGATATCCATTTAAAAGCCTGTGAAGCACTCGTAGACGGATTGATACAGGTCGGATTTATGAAAGGTAACTCTCAGGATGCTGTTGCTAACCATGCGCACGCGTTATTCTTTCAATGTGGACTAGGTCACTTGCTCGGATTGGATGTACATGATATGGAAGATCTGGGTGAACAATACGTGGGTTACAGCATATCCGAACCTAAAGATACTAAGACCTTCGGTCTGAAATCCCTGCGATTGGGCAAGGAATTGGAAGCTGGCAATGTACTTACCGTGGAACCGGGGATCTATCTCATTCCGGAACTGACGCAGCTTTGGGAGCAGCAAAATCTGCACAGGGATTTTGTCAATTATGACTTTCTGAAGAAACATCTCGATTTCGGAGGAATTCGTATTGAAGACAATTATCTGATAGAGGAACATGGTTATCGTCGTCTCGGAAAATACCTCGAACGCGAAGTGCAAGAAATCTATCGCCTAAAAGACAATGCAATCGATTAA
- a CDS encoding FAD-dependent oxidoreductase, with protein MKEHKRGTVVVIGAGIAGLASAYYLVKDGWDVKILEKNEVDNNCSYGNAGMIVPSHFTPLAAPGMVAQGIKWMFNSKSPFYVRPSLNPRLIDWGLKFLKHANRTHVEQHATAIRDLNLYSSRLYDELNAEDGFDFELEQNGILMMYKSNEMKHEETELAHRAQDLGLDVEVLDADAVKVLEPNLKLDILGAVLYRCDGKLYPPKLMQQLIQYLKTAGVVFFEKTEVHKFITIGNTIKTAVSNKGNFEADAFVLTGGAYLPQLMSKLHVHTPLLPGKGYSFMYDTKGERKLNHAALLLEAKVAVTPMNGQIRFSGTMELGAANDKIYENRVRGIVESIPKYYPELQIDYPKDKIWYGYRPCSPDGLPYLGRLKKYGNAIVAGGGGMMGLSLGPAYGKIVCDLLAAREIEPSIVGFKPDRFDR; from the coding sequence GTGAAAGAACATAAAAGAGGTACAGTAGTCGTAATAGGTGCTGGAATTGCTGGGCTTGCTTCGGCCTATTATCTTGTTAAAGATGGATGGGATGTGAAAATCCTGGAGAAAAATGAGGTTGATAATAATTGTTCCTATGGCAACGCTGGAATGATTGTGCCAAGCCATTTTACCCCATTGGCGGCACCGGGAATGGTGGCGCAAGGAATAAAATGGATGTTTAATAGCAAAAGCCCCTTCTATGTACGGCCTTCGTTAAATCCACGATTGATAGATTGGGGATTGAAGTTTTTAAAACATGCAAATCGGACACATGTTGAGCAGCACGCAACTGCGATCCGTGACCTCAATCTTTACAGTAGTCGGTTATACGATGAATTGAATGCAGAAGATGGTTTCGATTTTGAGTTGGAACAAAATGGTATTCTGATGATGTATAAATCTAACGAGATGAAGCACGAGGAAACCGAATTGGCGCATCGCGCGCAAGATCTTGGGTTAGACGTAGAAGTATTAGATGCGGACGCTGTAAAAGTACTGGAACCGAATCTCAAACTAGATATCTTGGGTGCGGTACTTTATCGTTGCGATGGAAAATTATATCCCCCGAAGTTAATGCAACAGTTGATTCAGTACTTGAAAACTGCAGGTGTGGTATTTTTTGAGAAAACTGAAGTTCACAAATTTATTACGATCGGAAATACCATTAAAACTGCCGTAAGCAACAAGGGAAATTTCGAAGCTGATGCATTTGTACTAACAGGGGGAGCTTATTTACCGCAATTGATGTCAAAATTGCATGTCCATACACCACTTTTGCCCGGAAAAGGTTATTCCTTTATGTACGACACAAAAGGAGAAAGGAAATTAAATCATGCGGCATTATTACTTGAGGCCAAGGTTGCTGTCACGCCAATGAACGGCCAAATCAGATTTAGTGGCACCATGGAATTAGGGGCTGCAAACGACAAAATTTATGAAAATCGAGTGAGGGGGATTGTAGAATCTATTCCAAAATATTATCCCGAACTACAGATCGATTATCCTAAAGACAAAATATGGTATGGTTACAGACCCTGTTCACCGGATGGATTGCCTTATTTGGGAAGATTAAAAAAATACGGCAATGCTATTGTAGCTGGAGGAGGAGGGATGATGGGGCTGAGTTTGGGACCTGCCTATGGCAAGATCGTTTGTGACCTATTGGCTGCTAGAGAAATTGAGCCCAGTATTGTCGGATTTAAACCAGATCGTTTTGACCGTTAA
- a CDS encoding DPP IV N-terminal domain-containing protein — translation MNRIRHFIIAKLLLVLYLSNPLFAQRLWTDIGDQYYEFSDKGIEIVNPKNGNRGIFLSQQSLIPKGSNTAIKVEDFSISKNRELILIYTNSKKVWRENTRGDYWVYNKKSNQLTQLGRQFLASQLMFAKFNPQANKVAYVNKADHNIYVEDLTNGNINAVTKDGTDRMINGTFDWVYEEEFGCKDGFRWSPDGLSIAYWKLDANSIRNFLMINNTDSLYSFTIPVEYPKVGQSPSACSIWTYELASKKNSRINIPGDPEQHYIPRMEWCMDSKQLIFQQLNRKQNESKIYTASIATHEAQAIHHETSDSWIDIKARWNNNDPSGWDWIQDGKAFIWVSEKDGWRKIYQIDLKGNEKLITKADYDIINLDFLDPKGETIYFTASPSNATQKYLYSVSTKGGSPKRLTPASFEGTCDYDISKDGKIAIFNFSNRAELKQDAIIELPTHRTVVDFEVKREKKVSDGIAEFFKVKTTEGVELDGWMVKPLNFDPNKKYPVVFMVYGEPASQTVIDNFSAGYNSLYRGNMAQDGYIYISLDNRGTPAPKGSLWRKSIYRNIGQLNIRDQALATQEILKWSFVDNSRIAVWGWSGGGSSTLNLLGQYPQIYKTGIAIAAVANQLLYDNVYQERYMGLPQENLADFENGSPLKYAKNIKGNLLYIHGTGDDNVHYQNAEVLIDEFIKNNVQFQLMSYPNRSHSISEGEGTHEHLKTLFTNYLKLHCPPGGR, via the coding sequence ATGAATAGAATTAGACATTTTATTATCGCAAAACTGTTATTGGTTCTTTACCTATCCAATCCTCTCTTTGCGCAAAGACTCTGGACTGATATTGGTGATCAATATTATGAGTTTTCGGATAAAGGGATTGAGATCGTCAATCCAAAAAATGGAAACCGGGGAATCTTTTTATCCCAGCAATCTCTTATTCCAAAAGGCAGCAATACGGCAATAAAAGTTGAGGATTTTTCTATCTCCAAGAATAGGGAGCTAATATTAATTTACACCAATAGCAAAAAGGTTTGGCGAGAAAATACAAGAGGTGATTATTGGGTATACAACAAGAAATCCAATCAATTGACGCAATTAGGCCGCCAATTTCTAGCATCCCAACTGATGTTTGCCAAATTTAATCCTCAAGCCAATAAAGTAGCTTACGTCAACAAAGCAGACCATAATATTTATGTGGAGGATCTCACAAATGGAAATATAAACGCTGTAACGAAGGATGGTACAGACCGTATGATCAATGGAACTTTCGATTGGGTTTATGAGGAAGAATTTGGTTGCAAAGATGGTTTTAGATGGTCGCCCGATGGCCTTTCTATCGCCTACTGGAAGCTTGACGCAAACAGTATCCGAAATTTTCTAATGATTAATAATACGGATAGTCTCTACTCTTTTACCATCCCAGTGGAATATCCGAAAGTGGGACAGTCTCCAAGCGCCTGTTCCATATGGACTTATGAACTTGCTAGCAAAAAAAATAGCCGCATAAATATTCCGGGAGATCCTGAACAGCATTATATTCCACGTATGGAATGGTGTATGGACAGCAAACAGCTTATTTTTCAGCAACTCAATAGGAAACAAAACGAAAGTAAGATCTACACAGCTTCCATTGCTACCCATGAAGCTCAAGCAATACATCACGAAACGAGCGATTCCTGGATAGACATCAAGGCAAGATGGAATAATAATGATCCTTCGGGCTGGGACTGGATACAGGATGGAAAAGCATTTATATGGGTATCGGAAAAAGATGGCTGGCGAAAAATCTATCAAATTGACTTAAAAGGCAATGAAAAGCTCATTACTAAAGCAGATTATGACATTATTAATCTTGATTTTCTAGATCCAAAAGGAGAAACAATCTATTTCACTGCTTCTCCCAGCAATGCGACTCAAAAATATTTGTATAGTGTCTCTACTAAAGGTGGCTCACCAAAAAGGCTCACACCAGCATCTTTCGAGGGAACTTGCGACTATGATATTTCAAAAGATGGGAAGATCGCTATCTTCAACTTTAGCAACCGTGCTGAGCTCAAACAAGACGCTATTATCGAACTCCCTACTCACCGGACAGTAGTGGATTTTGAGGTTAAACGTGAAAAGAAAGTCAGTGATGGCATAGCCGAATTTTTCAAAGTTAAAACTACTGAAGGTGTAGAACTAGATGGCTGGATGGTCAAACCGCTGAATTTCGATCCTAATAAAAAGTATCCGGTAGTCTTTATGGTATATGGTGAACCTGCTTCACAAACTGTAATCGACAACTTTAGCGCAGGTTATAACAGCTTATATAGAGGAAATATGGCCCAGGATGGATACATCTATATTTCTTTGGACAACCGTGGCACACCTGCACCTAAAGGTAGCCTATGGCGCAAAAGTATCTACCGCAACATTGGTCAGCTCAATATTCGTGATCAGGCATTAGCCACACAGGAAATATTAAAATGGTCATTTGTAGACAATTCGCGCATCGCAGTCTGGGGATGGAGTGGTGGTGGTTCGAGTACACTCAATTTGCTCGGACAATACCCACAAATCTATAAAACAGGTATAGCAATAGCCGCTGTTGCCAATCAACTACTTTATGATAATGTCTATCAAGAACGTTATATGGGACTTCCACAAGAAAATTTAGCAGACTTTGAGAATGGTTCGCCATTGAAATATGCAAAAAATATCAAAGGAAATCTACTGTATATACACGGAACGGGAGATGATAATGTTCATTATCAGAATGCGGAAGTTCTTATAGACGAATTCATAAAAAATAATGTACAATTTCAGTTAATGTCCTATCCTAACCGTAGTCATTCCATTAGTGAGGGCGAGGGCACACATGAACATTTAAAAACATTATTCACGAATTATTTAAAACTACATTGCCCTCCAGGCGGAAGATAA